Genomic window (Salvelinus alpinus chromosome 13, SLU_Salpinus.1, whole genome shotgun sequence):
tttagatgatgttgctatcattagataatttacagtttcccatagactataaggctatatataaaatgatagaatattagggccacagaggggaaaaaaacacaagtcataatattgtaaccagttgttttaaaggaggacagttgttaaaatgacagatgtggggcatttcgtgaaattgtacttcagtatggtttcataaacaaagacatgctgatgtgccagaatattaagtatcacattgtcataagtatcaaaactgtaaaaacaatatgtagcttttctgcagaaagaaccagcctcataaatttatgactttatcctttttcttcagtgtggccctagtactctgtcatataaacaaatacacattccatatgaatataaaaacacaatgtgtaacattatgttcctttattgaataaggacaaaacaaagcaggtaaaccatcagctcctttcgaaactgaagtcacagtgactctacaagatggaaagcacagaatccaagcatattatacaaaatgatacatacacattcaaaggtctgtatataacacaccctgcatgtctgcacactaaaataaatgcaggacaaatccatacacatcaactgaacagacaaatgaatggatgcagtagcctccctgcagccttgtattacacacagtataccgcacaaacatcataagaggccaaattcgtcaaaaaacgaacccaaaaaaacccaaattcctctgccaccgcaggacatatttaaccaaaattgaaagcacacatactaactaaaataattcatacacatattggtccctcagcagccgaccactgtcgtcatcagggaagattgccggattgtcccagtccatggctggtggcactctgggggccctctccttcctcaggcaggccacattgtggaggacagcacaagccacagtaatatcacatgccctaacagggctgacccttaatttgtgaaggcagtgaaagcgtgccttcaggaggccaaaggtcatttcaactctggccctggtcctggcatgggcatggttgtaggcctgctgtgcttcctgggggtctgtgaaaggtgtcaggagaaaaggctggcagccataccccctgtctcccagcaacacaccagagaattcacctgtcaacacaaaatctcatcattactacctcataaacacagtgatattcttgacacagccatgatggttataaataggggttgtgtggcttaccttgtgataggcactgatagatttcagaggcccgaaagattctggagtcatggactgagccaggccattttgccacaacattgctgatcacacagtcagcattgcagaccatctgaaatcataagatgaggaatattacaccaatcaatgcacatcactggcaatgcagagtgttcgtcaatggacaatatcaaaaagttatgttcacctgaacattaatgctgtgaaaggatttcctattcacaaaatcggcctcatgggcacctgagggggcttttatccttatgtgtgtgcagtccactgcaccaatgacattggggaaacctgtcacacaaagtaatgagtatcctactatgtgttaacagttgtcctgtaatttgtagatcctcttacctgcaatcctatagaactcctctttgatgtcacagagtcttctgtggccagggaaggagatgaagacatctgctaatgctttgatagccagacacacactccttattgtgcggcaaattgtggccttgttcagctgttctgcatcccccactgagtacaggaaggctccactagcaaaaaagcgcaaggccacacaaaccatttgctccacactcagtgcatggctccgtgcagtgcggtgcttaatcctgggacccagtagtctgcatagatacctgatgccatctgcagaaaacctgtatctttcatatagatggtcatcagggaaggccagtgggtccaaccggtccctgaagaccctttctcgcctgaaggctctcctcagcacaagtgcttcttcatccaccacatctcgcacgaatgggcatgccattgtcagagcagaaaggaacacacaattttgggccttcatataggctagtggccacacctggtgctgggggggtgggcaaaagagggcgatgccttataacgatgacttggttgtactgattgctgggaaaataaaaaaaaccttagaaagatgccaccgtcctgtgtgctcacaataagagctcatatgtcatggctcacttgactttacgagaatatacctaatttttattttgagctgtgtcatcttcttggagctgggggaggaaagaaaaataatgattaatacatttgtgttacagttagcatacagtgtacattgaaggcatatctcacctccctctcaagtttttttatttcaaggtccagtttcctaattgtcctcttttttatttcggactccagtgcaagattttccatctttttcttcttgtactgaatgtctatgtctgccagttctatttggcgccggaggtggttgccatacaactttctgatagcttgtgagctctgtgaacacaatacaattagcgcagctggaatttggcaggatgtggtgtccttttattaatacgcactatgttgccaggctggttttcccactgtatagcatctgggtcctgtaaaagaaattagattttttgattttgatgaggactcctcaccattgtagagtaaatagtactttcacagtcttaacatgatacctcatgccttctggaatccagagagatggtctcctcctcatcatcgtctccatcatgtgctgttgctgctgcactggggccttcaccctatcacatttaatcggattcatattgaagctagtagacaagacatgccaggcctacagtatgcctttgatggagtactcactggatcagcatcgtctggtgcttgtgctggtggctctaacaggaacacagtgctgccagacactgcaaggcaataggtaaaccaaagtcagacagtccaaattgattcaatatgaatgtggttgtatcccatgtagagatggaaggacataccttgaatgaagcgggtggcatcttgggaggaacctatgctcgtctctttccccccagggatcccctctaagacgggcctgcctttatttagctccaaggccatgtcctctgctggggtaaggtcagcctttggtgacccaccacccgtgccttgtctgtgggtattctttttcactgctaaaacagtacagacaatgtgtgagcaggcaccttctgggtacaatatatgcttgtgctttgttaaatattagtcagggaccataccattctgcagaatgttcttgtatttgattttgacctgctgccatgtccgttttggcccgttcatgtttaatctacacacacacacacacacacacacacacacacatttaatggagtcacactgcaaaaaattacttggtatttttgtcttgttttcagtaaaaatatcaaaaaatgtatcatagctttatacagtgtgatggagttactttacacaatttcactcatatctgcagtgcatttcaattaaaaatttaaccgtttcataattacagtacaactgcatttttggagatgtgaattaaatatttgaattgtaattgtgatgtttcagcggagcggtgagtgtgtaattgtgcactacttacgcattcaggcggtctgcaatactttgccacgatttttctctttgctttatcactgtggcggtgttgcctttcttcttaattatatcttttacctcctcgtatgcctccatgaggatttgtgcttccgacggggaaaagtacgcggctctagttgccatggtaaatcagttaatctgtgatctgtggcggggtctatttga
Coding sequences:
- the LOC139537259 gene encoding uncharacterized protein isoform X1, which gives rise to MNGPKRTWQQVKIKYKNILQNAVKKNTHRQGTGGGSPKADLTPAEDMALELNKGRPVLEGIPGGKETSIGSSQDATRFIQVSGSTVFLLEPPAQAPDDADPGEGPSAAATAHDGDDDEEETISLDSRRHEDPDAIQWENQPGNISSQAIRKLYGNHLRRQIELADIDIQYKKKKMENLALESEIKKRTIRKLDLEIKKLEREVRYAFNVHCMLTVTQMY
- the LOC139537259 gene encoding uncharacterized protein isoform X2, whose translation is MNGPKRTWQQVKIKYKNILQNAVKKNTHRQGTGGGSPKADLTPAEDMALELNKGRPVLEGIPGGKETSIGSSQDATRFIQVSGSTVFLLEPPAQAPDDADPGEGPSAAATAHDGDDDEEETISLDSRRHEDPDAIQWENQPGNISSQAIRKLYGNHLRRQIELADIDIQYKKKKMENLALESEIKKRTIRKLDLEIKKLERELQEDDTAQNKN